The proteins below are encoded in one region of Alistipes communis:
- a CDS encoding RagB/SusD family nutrient uptake outer membrane protein, translating to MRKIIIALIASTGVLSGCSDFLGTDPDNRTYIDTPEKVSALLVSAYPSSTFYSVVDARCDGFVDYGTAIAGVNSLFTYQEDAFRWREYSLAGEGAWDGYEPYWSAAYEAVAAANHALEAIDELEKTHGQTTQLEHSRGEALLCRAYAHFCLLSLYSDFFDLDNMASNPGIPYATDPEKTTYAEYSRETVAVTLSKVLQDLEDGMKIVGSASDYNEPKFHFTPQSALAFATRVALFTRDYQNVVYYVNQFFPTPSLFDKPGTSNTITKTPVRFPSESDPCRIFCRSYLTDWNKISTYNDNSDKIGQEFASAGSNANLLLSEPMTAIGRTISANLYTRYTLNEEVFTKLTTENATGADWVYSNCAYGYSGGAKGKVLAKYYEEFYYSDIVEGIGTAYTKLPLFRSDEMLLARAEANTMLGKFDEALDDLNCFIELRIPADDFDIATTSLTQAKILSYYSAQLNGANTFINSDFNKGRFLDGEQGRLQKALILTILDFRRIEFLYEGQRYYDILRWNIPVTHRDNSGQTSTLTPDDDRRILQIPQTAILAGVEANPMNNIPQPW from the coding sequence ATGAGAAAAATAATCATCGCACTGATCGCCTCGACCGGAGTCCTTTCGGGCTGTTCCGACTTTCTGGGCACCGATCCCGACAATCGTACCTACATCGATACGCCGGAAAAAGTCTCCGCGCTGCTGGTTTCGGCCTATCCGAGTTCCACGTTCTATTCGGTAGTCGACGCCCGCTGCGACGGCTTCGTCGACTACGGTACGGCCATCGCGGGCGTAAATTCGCTCTTCACCTATCAGGAGGACGCTTTCCGCTGGCGCGAATACTCGCTTGCGGGCGAAGGCGCATGGGACGGCTACGAACCCTACTGGTCGGCAGCCTACGAGGCCGTAGCGGCCGCCAACCATGCCCTGGAAGCGATCGACGAACTGGAAAAAACGCACGGCCAGACCACGCAACTCGAACATTCGCGCGGCGAAGCGCTGCTGTGCCGCGCCTATGCGCATTTCTGCCTGCTGTCGCTGTACAGCGACTTCTTCGATCTGGACAACATGGCCAGCAATCCGGGCATCCCCTACGCCACCGATCCCGAGAAGACGACCTATGCCGAATACTCGCGCGAAACCGTCGCCGTAACGCTTTCGAAAGTGCTCCAGGATCTCGAAGACGGCATGAAAATCGTCGGCAGCGCGAGCGACTACAACGAGCCGAAGTTCCACTTCACGCCCCAGTCGGCCCTGGCCTTCGCAACCCGCGTGGCGCTCTTCACGCGCGACTATCAGAACGTAGTATACTACGTCAACCAGTTCTTCCCCACGCCGAGCCTCTTCGACAAACCCGGCACTTCGAACACGATCACCAAGACGCCTGTCCGGTTCCCCTCGGAGAGCGATCCCTGCCGCATCTTCTGCCGCAGCTATCTCACCGACTGGAACAAGATAAGCACCTACAACGACAACTCCGACAAGATCGGTCAGGAGTTCGCGTCGGCCGGCAGCAACGCGAACCTGCTGCTCAGCGAACCGATGACCGCCATCGGGCGAACCATCTCGGCGAACCTTTACACCCGTTACACGCTCAACGAGGAGGTCTTCACCAAATTGACCACCGAGAACGCCACCGGCGCGGACTGGGTCTATTCGAACTGCGCCTACGGGTACAGCGGCGGTGCCAAGGGCAAGGTGCTGGCGAAGTATTACGAGGAGTTCTACTATTCGGACATCGTCGAGGGAATCGGTACGGCCTACACCAAATTGCCGCTCTTCCGCAGCGACGAGATGCTGCTGGCGCGCGCCGAGGCCAATACGATGCTCGGCAAGTTCGACGAGGCGCTCGACGATCTGAACTGCTTCATCGAGCTGCGCATCCCGGCCGACGATTTCGACATCGCCACCACGTCGCTTACGCAAGCCAAGATCCTGAGCTACTACTCGGCGCAGTTGAACGGTGCGAACACCTTCATCAACAGCGACTTCAACAAGGGCCGTTTCCTCGACGGCGAGCAGGGGCGTCTGCAAAAGGCACTGATCCTGACGATCCTCGACTTCCGCCGCATCGAGTTCCTCTACGAGGGACAGCGTTACTACGATATCCTGCGTTGGAACATCCCCGTCACGCACCGCGACAACTCCGGTCAGACGAGCACGCTGACGCCCGACGACGACCGTCGCATCCTGCAAATCCCGCAGACCGCGATTCTCGCCGGCGTCGAAGCCAACCCGATGAACAACATTCCGCAACCGTGGTAA
- a CDS encoding substrate import-associated zinc metallohydrolase lipoprotein: MKRYNNIFLAALFGATLLLGGCREEEKIADDLYIPGLGGEEYAENELDKWLYQNYTLPYNIDVVYRWDAAQAYSSLSEVQLVPVEFDAVQPMMAALRDVWFEPYIQATGNSQDFLKEVAPKKIVLVGSPEYQNGSYKLGQAEGGRKILLLNVNNFDASDENELKESLHTIVHEFTHILHQTKLFDKKYQEISTGRYNSNWTLLKDPEARRLGFITSYAMLNKDEDFAEMVSGILVFGYDWFKDTVLAEAEKSTENPNAKADLEAKLAIVESYFKETWNIEFFDNETSGEKGLETYFREAIEKVVSNPPTK; the protein is encoded by the coding sequence ATGAAAAGATACAACAACATATTCCTTGCAGCCTTGTTCGGAGCGACGTTGCTTCTGGGCGGTTGCCGCGAAGAAGAGAAGATAGCCGACGATCTCTACATCCCCGGACTGGGCGGGGAGGAGTACGCCGAGAACGAACTGGACAAATGGCTGTACCAGAACTACACGCTGCCCTACAACATCGACGTCGTATACCGCTGGGATGCTGCGCAGGCTTACAGCAGCCTGTCGGAGGTACAGCTGGTTCCCGTCGAGTTCGACGCCGTACAGCCGATGATGGCCGCCCTGCGCGACGTATGGTTCGAACCGTATATCCAGGCTACGGGCAACAGCCAGGACTTCCTCAAAGAGGTCGCCCCGAAGAAGATCGTGCTGGTCGGCAGCCCCGAATACCAGAACGGTTCCTACAAGTTGGGACAGGCCGAGGGAGGACGCAAGATTCTGCTCCTGAACGTCAATAATTTCGACGCTTCGGATGAGAACGAGCTCAAAGAATCGCTCCACACGATCGTCCACGAGTTCACGCACATTCTCCACCAGACCAAGCTCTTCGACAAGAAGTATCAGGAGATCTCGACGGGCCGGTACAACTCCAACTGGACGTTGCTCAAAGACCCCGAGGCCCGTCGTCTGGGATTCATCACCAGCTACGCGATGCTGAACAAGGACGAGGATTTCGCCGAGATGGTTTCGGGCATTCTGGTCTTCGGCTACGACTGGTTCAAGGATACCGTGCTGGCCGAAGCGGAGAAATCGACCGAGAATCCCAACGCGAAAGCCGATCTGGAAGCGAAGCTGGCCATCGTCGAAAGCTATTTCAAGGAGACGTGGAACATCGAGTTCTTCGATAACGAGACTTCGGGCGAAAAGGGCTTGGAGACCTATTTCCGCGAAGCCATCGAAAAGGTCGTTTCCAATCCTCCCACGAAATAG